One window of the Halobacillus litoralis genome contains the following:
- a CDS encoding catalase, which produces MSNDKSKKDEQLEQYRVDDTGKHTTTNQGLKVSEDEFSLKAGERGPTLMEDFHFREKMTHFDHERIPERIVHARGFAAHGEFELYKSLEKYTKADFLTDTSKKTSTFVRFSTVAGSKGSSETVRDVRGFSTKFYTEEGNYDLVGNNIPVFFIQDAIKFPDLVHALKPEPHNGMPQAASAHDTFWDFIANNQESAHMVMWAMSDRAIPRSFRMMEGFGVHTFRLVNAEGKSHFVKFHWKPVLGTHSLVWDEAQKVSGKDADFHRGDLYNSIEDGDYPEYELGIQVIPEEEEFKFDFDVLDPTKVWPEEDVPVEIVGKMTLNRNVDNVFAETEQVAFHPGHVVPGIDFTNDPLLQGRLFSYTDTQLIRLGGPNFHELPINRPVCPFFNNQRDGYGRQTINPSQVSYHKNSLAGNTPQPASEEEGGYKHYQEKVEGHKVRARSESFKDHFSQAALFWNSMSDHEKDHLIQAFSFELGKVESVAVREQIVEMFSNVSLELTQAFAENIGVTPPQNGGSDVTKSSPALSQANTKHSPNTRKVGLILADGYNGKDVQENLDHFASQGIAVEVISDKQGTVQGDDNSEMPVDHTFLTTDSVLYDALYAVGGKEQDKAFKKKASYFLNEAFTHFKPVGATHEGVHWLKENELSGNSGVVSGENADDFAGEFVEAVAAHRHWDRKIM; this is translated from the coding sequence ATGAGTAATGACAAGTCAAAGAAAGATGAGCAACTGGAGCAGTACCGAGTGGATGATACTGGCAAACATACGACAACGAACCAGGGGTTGAAAGTGTCCGAAGATGAATTTTCCCTGAAAGCAGGGGAAAGAGGTCCGACGTTGATGGAGGACTTTCATTTTCGTGAAAAAATGACCCACTTTGACCATGAACGTATTCCTGAACGAATCGTCCATGCGCGAGGATTTGCAGCCCACGGTGAATTTGAATTGTACAAATCCTTAGAGAAATATACGAAAGCTGACTTTTTAACAGATACATCAAAAAAGACTTCTACTTTTGTAAGGTTTTCGACAGTGGCGGGTTCCAAAGGTTCATCAGAAACGGTGCGTGATGTCCGCGGTTTCTCTACGAAGTTTTATACAGAAGAAGGGAATTATGATCTTGTTGGAAACAACATCCCGGTCTTTTTCATCCAGGATGCCATCAAATTCCCTGATTTAGTGCATGCGCTGAAACCTGAGCCACATAACGGCATGCCGCAAGCAGCTTCTGCCCATGATACTTTCTGGGATTTCATCGCTAATAACCAGGAATCTGCTCATATGGTGATGTGGGCGATGTCCGATCGTGCGATACCTAGAAGCTTCCGTATGATGGAAGGGTTCGGTGTGCATACGTTCCGTCTCGTTAATGCAGAAGGCAAGTCCCATTTCGTAAAATTCCATTGGAAACCTGTGCTTGGCACCCATTCCCTTGTTTGGGATGAAGCTCAGAAGGTCTCTGGTAAGGATGCGGATTTCCACCGCGGAGATTTGTATAATTCGATAGAAGATGGCGACTATCCAGAATATGAACTGGGAATCCAAGTCATTCCGGAAGAAGAAGAGTTCAAATTTGATTTTGACGTGCTCGATCCAACTAAAGTGTGGCCGGAAGAGGACGTCCCAGTAGAAATCGTCGGTAAAATGACCCTGAATAGAAATGTTGATAATGTATTTGCCGAAACGGAACAAGTGGCCTTCCATCCTGGTCATGTAGTTCCAGGTATCGACTTTACAAATGATCCATTATTGCAGGGGCGTTTATTCTCTTATACCGATACACAGCTGATTCGTCTTGGTGGACCGAACTTCCATGAGCTTCCTATTAACCGCCCTGTCTGCCCATTTTTCAATAACCAGCGAGACGGTTATGGCCGTCAGACCATCAACCCTAGTCAAGTGAGTTATCATAAAAACTCACTGGCAGGCAACACACCACAACCTGCCAGTGAAGAAGAAGGCGGATATAAACACTATCAAGAGAAAGTAGAAGGGCACAAAGTCCGTGCCCGCAGTGAAAGCTTCAAAGATCACTTTTCTCAGGCGGCATTGTTCTGGAATAGTATGAGTGATCACGAGAAGGATCACTTGATTCAAGCGTTCAGTTTTGAATTAGGTAAAGTTGAAAGTGTAGCCGTTCGTGAGCAAATCGTCGAGATGTTCTCTAATGTAAGTTTGGAGCTCACTCAAGCCTTTGCCGAAAACATCGGTGTGACACCGCCTCAAAATGGTGGTTCAGATGTAACGAAGTCTTCTCCTGCTCTAAGTCAGGCGAATACCAAACATTCACCGAATACAAGGAAAGTCGGTCTGATTCTGGCTGATGGTTACAATGGAAAAGATGTCCAGGAAAACCTTGATCACTTCGCTTCTCAAGGAATCGCGGTAGAAGTAATCAGTGATAAACAAGGCACAGTGCAAGGGGATGACAACTCCGAAATGCCCGTTGATCATACATTCTTGACGACAGACTCTGTATTGTATGATGCTCTATATGCTGTCGGAGGAAAAGAACAGGACAAAGCTTTCAAGAAGAAGGCTTCTTACTTCCTTAATGAAGCATTCACCCACTTTAAGCCGGTTGGTGCTACGCACGAAGGTGTACATTGGCTTAAGGAAAATGAATTGAGTGGCAATAGTGGTGTCGTTTCTGGTGAAAATGCAGATGACTTTGCTGGAGAGTTTGTGGAAGCAGTTGCTGCACACCGCCACTGGGATCGTAAAATCATGTAA
- a CDS encoding AAA family ATPase — MNDKIAELIKAYEKQVLGQKENVRLMLSSILVGGHVLLEGVPGTGKTQMVRTLAGLLGGEFKRIQFTPDLLPSDITGSMIYNMKSGSFETLKGPVFTNVLLADEINRTPAKTQAALLEAMEEKQLTIQGDTYTLPDPFFVVATQNPVEFEGTYPLPEAQQDRFLFKLHIDFPKFEEEVDVLKQTLARKEERKDSNPSLDMDTFLQISREISQTTIQDEVYEYIMTIVRKTRETEAVQHGASTRAGIAMAKAAKAWAYLDSRNYVTPDDVKAVAMPALRHRILLSPHMELEGATHDQIIQELVGSVPVPR, encoded by the coding sequence ATGAATGATAAGATCGCTGAGTTGATCAAAGCGTACGAAAAACAAGTCTTAGGACAAAAAGAGAATGTACGCCTGATGCTTTCTTCTATTTTAGTAGGAGGGCACGTGCTTTTAGAAGGTGTCCCTGGAACCGGTAAAACACAAATGGTACGAACATTGGCAGGTCTTCTCGGAGGAGAATTCAAGAGGATCCAGTTCACTCCGGATCTACTGCCGAGTGATATTACGGGAAGTATGATCTACAACATGAAATCCGGAAGTTTTGAGACGCTGAAAGGACCTGTTTTTACAAATGTACTGCTGGCAGATGAAATCAACCGGACCCCCGCAAAAACCCAAGCCGCATTACTTGAGGCTATGGAAGAAAAGCAACTGACCATCCAGGGAGATACCTATACTCTGCCTGATCCTTTTTTTGTTGTTGCTACTCAAAACCCGGTGGAATTCGAAGGTACCTATCCTTTACCCGAAGCTCAGCAAGACCGTTTTTTGTTCAAGCTTCATATTGATTTTCCGAAATTTGAAGAAGAAGTGGACGTTCTGAAACAAACGCTAGCACGAAAGGAAGAACGAAAGGATTCAAATCCTTCCTTGGATATGGATACATTTTTGCAAATCAGCCGGGAAATCTCTCAAACTACGATTCAAGATGAAGTGTATGAGTACATCATGACGATCGTCCGAAAAACACGTGAAACAGAGGCGGTTCAACATGGAGCCAGCACTAGAGCCGGGATTGCCATGGCGAAAGCTGCGAAAGCCTGGGCTTATTTGGATTCAAGGAATTATGTTACACCAGATGATGTGAAGGCTGTTGCGATGCCAGCTCTTCGTCACCGGATATTATTATCGCCACATATGGAACTGGAGGGAGCGACCCATGACCAAATCATTCAAGAGCTTGTGGGATCAGTTCCTGTTCCGAGATAA
- a CDS encoding DUF58 domain-containing protein, whose product MTKSFKSLWDQFLFRDKGIVPTFRFVLLILALSLVLVVLTWFGASWAFILAVNTSVLLLSLLDLSFSPKRKHLSIERIIDEELERGVHNEAEVTIHNQSAFRITVKVIDHFPMTFDRPFPLKSKVSGKQKVSLGYSFVAHQRGDYTLPSLHVRYKSWLGIWEKQMKVKVESHVRVIPDLTESRQFLKDAQRFLLYEGTRLKKRRAGAGEFTQIRPYVVGDDVRKINWRQTAKVQELMTNEYEPEQGKFMTILIDCGRMMGVELDEHNRLERALEAAITVATAALKRGDYVAVIAFSKEVHVYVPPGKGMPHLQTILKEIYYIQVEGYESNYTAVFQHLQMVQSRRSLLLLFSDVSTFLYEEAALHYLQRLRKEHLFLMIGIEDRVVDDVTKSTPEDLMTTMVKSMAQKHILDKVRELKRWERQGLQMIEAPEEHLATTAVSQYIHIMNRGLL is encoded by the coding sequence ATGACCAAATCATTCAAGAGCTTGTGGGATCAGTTCCTGTTCCGAGATAAAGGGATTGTCCCCACCTTTCGTTTTGTGCTTCTTATCCTCGCCTTATCGCTTGTACTCGTGGTGCTCACCTGGTTTGGGGCTTCATGGGCTTTCATATTGGCGGTGAACACCTCTGTGCTCTTATTGAGCCTGCTCGACTTATCATTTTCTCCGAAAAGGAAGCACCTTTCCATTGAAAGGATCATCGATGAAGAACTGGAAAGAGGAGTACATAATGAAGCAGAGGTTACCATTCACAACCAATCCGCATTTAGGATTACGGTCAAGGTGATCGATCACTTTCCGATGACGTTCGATCGACCTTTTCCTCTGAAATCGAAAGTATCAGGAAAGCAAAAGGTTTCACTGGGTTATTCCTTTGTTGCTCACCAACGCGGGGATTACACCTTGCCTTCCTTGCATGTAAGGTACAAATCGTGGCTCGGGATTTGGGAAAAGCAAATGAAGGTCAAGGTGGAATCACATGTGCGGGTGATCCCTGATTTGACCGAAAGCCGCCAATTTTTAAAAGATGCCCAGCGTTTTCTTCTTTACGAAGGAACCAGACTGAAGAAACGGCGGGCGGGGGCAGGAGAATTCACTCAAATCCGCCCTTATGTCGTCGGGGACGATGTAAGAAAGATCAATTGGCGTCAAACGGCGAAGGTACAAGAGCTGATGACGAATGAATACGAACCTGAACAAGGAAAATTCATGACCATCCTCATTGACTGCGGCCGTATGATGGGGGTGGAATTGGATGAACATAACAGACTGGAACGTGCGTTGGAAGCAGCTATTACAGTGGCGACAGCAGCCTTGAAGCGTGGGGATTATGTGGCAGTGATCGCGTTCTCAAAGGAAGTGCATGTCTATGTACCTCCAGGAAAAGGGATGCCACATTTACAAACAATCCTCAAAGAAATTTACTACATTCAAGTAGAGGGGTATGAATCAAACTATACCGCTGTTTTTCAACACCTCCAAATGGTGCAGAGCCGTCGGAGTCTGCTCCTTTTATTCAGCGATGTAAGTACATTTTTATACGAGGAAGCGGCTTTGCACTATCTGCAGCGTTTACGGAAAGAACACCTGTTTCTCATGATTGGAATTGAGGACCGGGTGGTTGATGATGTGACGAAATCAACGCCGGAAGATTTGATGACGACAATGGTGAAAAGCATGGCACAAAAACACATCCTGGATAAGGTGAGAGAGTTGAAGAGGTGGGAACGACAAGGTCTGCAGATGATTGAGGCACCCGAAGAGCATCTCGCTACCACCGCTGTCTCCCAGTATATCCATATCATGAATCGCGGGCTGCTATAG
- a CDS encoding metallophosphoesterase family protein has translation MRIAFISDMHGNAVAFEEVVKDLEDQSPDAVVCLGDIVMKGPQPKECMNLLNSLKPISVIRGNHEHLYTRYQKGSNPNSFKDILTSESIKYDQQYLSIKEQEWLSNLPENETLTFSDRKIDIFHASPKSLNEVIFPWAPIEDVDKLYLESTSDFSFYGHVHHAFVRNSTYRTIVNAGSIGLPFDKDNRASYAILDIGTKGSSVQLRRVQYNVEKAINIAYDRKMPFAHMFEYALRKAEYPYIEQLFSSATDQ, from the coding sequence ATGCGTATTGCTTTTATTTCAGATATGCACGGCAATGCTGTAGCTTTTGAAGAGGTAGTAAAGGATCTTGAAGATCAATCCCCTGATGCGGTTGTGTGTCTGGGAGATATCGTCATGAAAGGTCCTCAACCAAAGGAATGTATGAATCTTTTAAATTCATTAAAACCTATTTCGGTGATTAGGGGAAACCATGAACATCTGTATACTAGATACCAGAAAGGAAGTAATCCTAATTCATTTAAAGACATTCTTACATCTGAATCGATCAAATACGATCAACAATATTTGTCCATAAAAGAACAGGAGTGGCTCTCTAATCTTCCTGAAAATGAGACCCTTACGTTTTCGGATAGAAAAATTGATATTTTCCATGCATCACCAAAATCATTAAATGAAGTGATCTTTCCTTGGGCGCCTATTGAAGATGTAGACAAATTATATCTAGAATCTACATCAGATTTCAGTTTTTATGGTCATGTTCATCATGCTTTTGTCAGGAATTCGACTTATAGGACGATCGTTAATGCGGGGAGTATTGGATTACCTTTTGATAAGGATAACAGAGCATCCTACGCGATTTTAGATATTGGTACTAAAGGTAGTTCTGTTCAACTAAGAAGAGTTCAGTACAATGTTGAGAAGGCCATTAACATTGCTTATGATCGAAAGATGCCATTTGCGCATATGTTTGAGTATGCATTGCGGAAAGCGGAATATCCCTACATAGAACAATTATTCAGTTCAGCAACTGATCAGTAG
- a CDS encoding DUF4350 domain-containing protein: MDHSKRTWMWVGLCLTFLIALLYWLSSGRPEAYPPYLSNSPSPSGVKALYTNIDQEDVISRWNQPPEILPESESPQLLLMIEPYSTISQSEMQHYESWMREGHTLLLMKNNPVGYFESDVEYGIDPSGETLVKSQNGGEYKAVVGQQHRLMPRDSDDVILEDSEGVLAYERAYGDGSLIVGMNPDWFTNGQVLENNHYELAAYLLGQNERERLWVDEYIHGKETLAANFTIYPQWLLVLALQIGLLALMWLWLKGKRFGPVFMPREAEVRFGIERLQALASWYRKRKFYRESLDIQVSYVRQLLHERWGIALTTSWEDVCHTLSYRLSEDRFQEWQRWTREIEQLENLSKVDEKAYLEWSETLDEMRRGVQDR; the protein is encoded by the coding sequence ATGGATCATTCAAAAAGGACATGGATGTGGGTCGGTTTGTGTCTGACTTTCCTTATCGCTCTCCTGTATTGGCTGTCGAGCGGCCGCCCGGAAGCCTATCCGCCGTATCTTTCCAATTCTCCCTCCCCTTCGGGAGTGAAGGCTTTGTACACTAATATCGATCAGGAGGATGTTATTTCACGTTGGAACCAACCCCCGGAGATTCTGCCGGAATCGGAATCCCCGCAATTGCTGCTGATGATAGAACCATACTCGACGATCAGTCAATCAGAAATGCAGCATTATGAAAGTTGGATGAGAGAAGGGCATACCCTCCTGCTAATGAAAAACAACCCCGTCGGTTATTTCGAGAGTGATGTTGAATATGGGATCGACCCATCGGGAGAAACGCTCGTAAAATCCCAGAACGGGGGAGAGTACAAGGCGGTTGTTGGACAACAGCACCGGTTAATGCCGCGCGATTCAGATGATGTCATTTTGGAAGACTCTGAAGGGGTGCTGGCTTATGAGAGGGCTTATGGGGATGGGAGTCTTATAGTAGGCATGAATCCTGATTGGTTTACGAATGGACAGGTGTTGGAAAACAACCACTATGAATTGGCTGCATATTTACTGGGCCAGAATGAACGAGAACGCTTGTGGGTCGATGAATACATACATGGAAAGGAAACCCTTGCTGCCAACTTTACTATTTATCCGCAGTGGTTGTTGGTGCTGGCTTTACAAATCGGTTTGCTTGCTTTGATGTGGCTGTGGTTGAAGGGAAAACGGTTCGGACCTGTTTTCATGCCAAGGGAAGCGGAAGTACGCTTTGGTATTGAGCGTCTCCAGGCACTTGCATCTTGGTATAGAAAAAGGAAGTTTTACCGGGAGTCTTTGGATATACAAGTCTCCTATGTCCGCCAATTATTACATGAACGATGGGGAATCGCGTTGACCACTTCCTGGGAAGATGTCTGTCACACACTTTCCTATCGTTTGAGCGAGGATCGCTTCCAGGAATGGCAGCGATGGACAAGGGAAATAGAACAATTGGAGAACCTGTCTAAAGTCGATGAAAAAGCGTACCTGGAATGGTCGGAAACTTTAGATGAGATGAGGAGAGGAGTGCAAGATCGATGA
- a CDS encoding DUF4129 domain-containing protein translates to MYSSNEDKEQLREILEQQEYQAYEQDSSRFTDRLLDVIADWLMEAFNTFFPNWEVTESNVHGLIYFIGFFGLGLLIFFLVKLSGNLSGEKERRGQGTFASSVSLEWSTDKHWREADELAAHGNLTEAARHVFLGMLLAFDEKGWVDTKAWKTNGDYHRELAGVQQEMGDAFGKLALTFDQITYGNRTMDESEYEQFRQKAFTWLDEEGGYD, encoded by the coding sequence GTGTATTCTTCCAATGAGGATAAAGAACAGTTGAGAGAAATTCTTGAACAACAAGAATACCAGGCTTATGAACAAGACTCATCCCGTTTCACTGATCGTTTGCTTGATGTCATCGCTGACTGGCTGATGGAAGCATTCAATACCTTTTTTCCGAATTGGGAAGTAACGGAGTCCAATGTCCATGGATTGATTTACTTTATTGGATTCTTCGGTCTCGGGCTGCTTATTTTCTTTCTAGTGAAATTAAGCGGAAATCTCTCTGGTGAAAAGGAGCGGAGAGGGCAAGGTACATTTGCATCTTCCGTCAGCTTAGAGTGGTCTACTGACAAACATTGGCGGGAAGCGGATGAGTTAGCCGCACATGGAAACCTGACCGAAGCGGCGCGTCATGTTTTCTTGGGCATGCTGCTGGCATTTGATGAAAAAGGCTGGGTAGACACAAAAGCTTGGAAGACAAACGGGGATTACCACCGGGAATTAGCAGGCGTCCAACAAGAGATGGGGGACGCGTTTGGAAAGCTCGCGCTGACGTTCGATCAGATCACCTATGGAAATCGGACGATGGATGAAAGCGAGTATGAACAGTTTAGACAGAAAGCATTCACATGGCTTGATGAGGAAGGGGGCTATGACTGA
- a CDS encoding RDD family protein yields the protein MQETLKVKTPEHVTLNFKLAGLGSRGAAQIADTLIISLMYAGMIAAIIFSETQLDRLLFEGRNMLIALLLVIIFVINWGYFFLFEWFTGGKTPGKMLLGLRVVKEDGGKATALSILIRSLLRIIDMLPFYYLVGMLMIFFHPNHKRLGDIVAGTIVVHERKKGRSLKKESLVDKEMKRRGLTADYVQIGEWERQRITKDDWLLLKTFVERHPTLNYEKQREMAREVAGILFPKLGLDDGTGNTLEMENRLFASYLILRDDWEFGFR from the coding sequence ATGCAAGAAACGTTGAAAGTGAAAACACCTGAACATGTAACATTGAATTTTAAATTAGCAGGCCTGGGTAGTCGGGGAGCAGCCCAAATCGCCGATACGTTGATCATCTCCCTCATGTATGCAGGAATGATCGCCGCCATCATTTTTTCGGAAACACAATTGGATCGCTTACTTTTTGAAGGTAGAAACATGTTGATCGCACTCTTGCTAGTGATCATCTTCGTCATCAACTGGGGATACTTCTTCTTATTCGAATGGTTCACAGGAGGAAAAACTCCTGGAAAAATGCTGCTCGGGCTCAGGGTAGTCAAAGAGGATGGAGGGAAAGCGACAGCCCTCTCGATATTGATCAGGAGTTTACTGCGAATCATCGATATGCTCCCTTTTTATTATTTGGTAGGGATGTTGATGATCTTCTTTCACCCGAATCATAAACGGTTAGGAGACATCGTAGCAGGAACCATCGTTGTTCATGAAAGAAAGAAAGGCCGTTCCCTGAAAAAAGAAAGCCTTGTCGATAAAGAAATGAAAAGGCGTGGATTAACTGCTGACTATGTTCAGATAGGTGAATGGGAGCGACAGCGGATAACAAAGGATGACTGGCTCCTGCTTAAGACCTTCGTTGAACGGCATCCCACACTCAACTATGAAAAGCAAAGAGAGATGGCGAGAGAAGTGGCGGGTATTCTTTTCCCAAAACTTGGGCTCGATGATGGTACAGGCAATACGCTGGAAATGGAGAATCGGCTTTTCGCAAGTTACCTTATATTACGGGACGATTGGGAATTCGGTTTTCGTTGA
- a CDS encoding GrpB family protein, which yields MSKSRVQLHHYDPAWPLVYKEEYKRIRQVLMDDKKRIEHIGSTSIPNLAAKPIIDILVGIPQLGKFTECVEPLSSIGYEYVPKPEWKERKFFRKGPKGNGTFHLHICEIHGTEWTEKLAFRDYLRTQPEKAKEYEALKRQLAHSHQEDRSLYTEKKTPFIRSVIEDMYSQKS from the coding sequence ATGAGTAAATCCCGTGTCCAATTACATCATTACGACCCCGCATGGCCGTTGGTTTATAAAGAAGAGTATAAAAGAATCCGGCAGGTTTTGATGGATGATAAGAAAAGGATTGAACATATCGGGAGCACTTCCATTCCGAACCTTGCAGCTAAACCAATCATAGATATACTTGTAGGGATTCCGCAGCTAGGGAAATTCACTGAATGCGTGGAGCCTTTATCCAGCATCGGTTATGAATATGTCCCCAAGCCAGAATGGAAAGAGCGTAAATTTTTTCGTAAAGGCCCTAAAGGAAACGGCACTTTTCACCTCCATATTTGTGAAATCCATGGAACAGAATGGACAGAGAAACTGGCTTTTCGTGATTATTTACGCACACAACCAGAGAAAGCAAAAGAGTATGAAGCCCTTAAACGTCAGCTGGCCCATTCCCATCAAGAAGACCGCTCTCTGTACACAGAAAAGAAAACTCCATTCATAAGGTCTGTGATTGAAGATATGTATTCACAAAAAAGCTGA
- a CDS encoding dipeptidase produces the protein MKDAIALHKDEFLEELKQYLSIPSISSLSKHKEDVQHAAEWTAKALTGAGMENVDVIPTEGHPIVYGDWLHAEGKPTVLIYGHYDVQPEDPLDLWETPPFEPVIRDGKIFARGATDDKGQLYIHIKAVDLLMKQEGELPVNVKFVIEGEEEIASPNLGPFIKENEEKLACDAVVISDTSFIEKGQPAICTSLRGALAMELTVKTANSDLHSGTYGGGVPNSIHGLVQLLDSLHMENGRIAVEGFYEGVPEPTEELRSEMAEIPFNQTRTKKDLELEDLFGEEGFSFQERVGIRPTLEINGITGGFQGEGLKTIVPKEASAKISCRLVGSQKPEAVYEAIERHIEAYKPVGCRVSLHQFIKADPVAIDSKHPLIQAAASAYEEVYDVRPLFPKEGGSIPIVEVFGRVLKAPVVLMGFGLPTENLHAPNEHFHIENFTQGIETVCQYFKKI, from the coding sequence ATGAAAGATGCGATTGCATTACATAAAGATGAATTCCTTGAAGAGCTGAAACAATATTTAAGCATCCCCAGTATCTCCTCACTATCCAAGCATAAAGAGGATGTACAGCATGCCGCTGAGTGGACGGCAAAGGCATTAACAGGCGCCGGGATGGAGAATGTGGATGTTATCCCAACAGAAGGACATCCAATCGTTTACGGTGACTGGCTGCACGCTGAAGGCAAGCCTACCGTCCTTATTTATGGTCATTATGACGTCCAGCCTGAAGATCCCCTGGATTTATGGGAAACACCACCGTTTGAACCTGTAATTCGTGATGGGAAAATTTTCGCCAGAGGGGCGACAGATGATAAAGGGCAATTATATATCCACATCAAGGCTGTCGATTTATTAATGAAGCAAGAGGGAGAATTACCTGTCAACGTGAAGTTTGTCATTGAAGGGGAAGAGGAAATTGCCAGCCCTAACCTCGGCCCTTTTATTAAAGAGAATGAAGAGAAGCTTGCTTGTGACGCTGTCGTTATCAGTGATACCTCTTTCATTGAAAAAGGACAACCTGCTATTTGCACGTCGCTGCGTGGTGCACTTGCTATGGAACTTACGGTGAAAACAGCGAATTCAGATTTACACTCAGGAACATATGGGGGAGGCGTACCGAACTCGATCCACGGACTTGTCCAACTGCTTGATTCGCTGCACATGGAAAATGGGCGTATTGCAGTAGAAGGATTTTACGAGGGCGTGCCGGAGCCGACTGAAGAATTGAGGTCAGAAATGGCAGAAATCCCTTTCAATCAAACGAGAACAAAAAAAGATTTGGAATTGGAAGATTTATTCGGTGAGGAAGGTTTTTCTTTCCAGGAACGTGTCGGCATCCGGCCAACTCTTGAAATCAATGGCATCACAGGCGGTTTTCAAGGGGAAGGATTGAAAACCATTGTTCCGAAAGAAGCGAGTGCGAAAATCAGCTGCCGTTTAGTCGGCAGCCAGAAACCAGAAGCGGTTTATGAAGCAATCGAACGTCATATCGAGGCATACAAACCTGTCGGGTGCAGGGTCAGCCTGCATCAGTTTATCAAAGCAGATCCGGTAGCGATCGACTCTAAGCACCCACTCATTCAAGCTGCTGCATCCGCTTATGAAGAAGTGTATGATGTGCGGCCATTATTCCCGAAAGAAGGCGGCTCGATTCCAATCGTTGAAGTGTTCGGGCGTGTGCTGAAAGCCCCTGTCGTTCTGATGGGTTTTGGATTACCTACAGAGAACTTACATGCACCAAATGAACATTTCCACATTGAAAACTTCACGCAAGGCATTGAAACGGTGTGTCAGTATTTCAAGAAAATATAA
- a CDS encoding stage II sporulation protein M codes for MNYRSFVQRHRKDWKRLEELIQLLHKNQTRLAAKHVDEFQRIYQKVTQHLSYSQTYFPEEETTGYLNDLVAKAHNIFYQERSSNWKQLKQLFGGTFIFLLSEQWKFVLISMLLFCGGGLAAYLSVLQDPMNIYAILPEAMAQSIDPERIGSQDGAVNSPIMSAEIMTNNMQVAFLAFAGGITFGLLTVYLLIYNGIIVGSIAALFMHHGKTYDFWAYIVPHGIIELTAIFIAGGAGLLMGYKLWVPGERTRAYQLKTYAYRSVLLLLGTLPLFIIAGIVEGFITPADISLEAKYGFAVITVIGLAAYIIVGKRYANQPPAIAARDS; via the coding sequence ATGAATTATCGATCTTTTGTGCAACGGCACCGAAAGGATTGGAAACGTCTAGAAGAATTGATTCAACTATTACATAAAAACCAAACCCGATTAGCTGCAAAACATGTGGATGAGTTTCAACGAATCTACCAAAAAGTGACCCAGCACCTCTCTTACAGCCAGACGTACTTTCCAGAAGAAGAGACGACGGGTTACTTGAATGATCTTGTAGCAAAAGCCCATAACATTTTTTACCAGGAACGTTCATCGAATTGGAAACAGCTCAAACAGCTCTTTGGCGGTACTTTTATTTTTCTGCTGAGTGAACAATGGAAGTTTGTGCTCATCAGCATGCTGCTCTTTTGCGGCGGTGGGCTTGCCGCCTATTTATCCGTCCTGCAAGACCCGATGAACATTTATGCCATATTGCCTGAAGCGATGGCTCAATCGATTGACCCGGAGCGTATCGGCAGTCAGGATGGTGCCGTCAACTCACCTATCATGTCTGCTGAGATCATGACGAACAACATGCAAGTCGCTTTTCTAGCCTTCGCTGGTGGAATCACATTCGGACTCCTCACTGTTTATCTATTAATTTATAATGGCATCATTGTAGGATCCATTGCTGCTTTGTTCATGCATCATGGCAAGACTTATGATTTCTGGGCCTATATCGTTCCTCATGGCATCATCGAGCTTACCGCGATTTTCATCGCAGGCGGGGCTGGATTATTGATGGGATATAAGCTCTGGGTGCCAGGGGAGCGCACGCGAGCTTACCAGTTGAAAACCTATGCTTACAGATCCGTGCTACTTCTACTCGGAACGCTCCCACTTTTCATTATTGCAGGTATTGTTGAAGGCTTCATCACCCCTGCCGATATTTCTCTGGAAGCAAAATATGGCTTTGCTGTTATTACGGTCATCGGCTTAGCCGCATACATCATCGTTGGTAAAAGATATGCAAATCAACCACCTGCTATAGCAGCCCGCGATTCATGA